A segment of the Carya illinoinensis cultivar Pawnee chromosome 1, C.illinoinensisPawnee_v1, whole genome shotgun sequence genome:
atgaatgagtagtacaaaataataaaaataaataaataataatcataaaataataaataataataaaatattctcatATTTCACCATCCAAACAAGTCTAAATGCATGCTTATCCTGATTGATGGGGAATTTGCCTTCACCGCATTGTTtctctattttcctttttttttttttttgttcacacGTTAAGTTACATGAGTTGTGgtatttataattactttttcatatttatttttatattttattgatataattagctaaaattaattatttatattaaaaaaataatgtagttaattatattaataaaatatgtaaaaaaatatataaaagtgattgtacataaaatttttgataatacatattaaaaaaatagaaaataaattgaatttctctttaattaatggattaaatatattaattttggttGTATGGTGACGAGTGGAAATGATCCTCGgtgaagataaaataaaagaaattggaaaAGCGAGTAGGggtgaattcggtccggtctggtccaGTCCGAGGAGGTTTTACGGActggaccggacctattcggtccagggttttcccatcctggaccggaccgaacttcatacggtccgatccggtccggtccgttcggtccaccctgagtttttttttttttttttcaatgatattttgtttaatacttatgtaattatattgtgacatatttaatagatatacatatactatactattatatatattagtaatacactactactattagtaatagtgataattatatatgtaactatatcatgtaataataatagtaataatagtaatatatgtaactatatgtaatattaataactaatactattagtctattagtactaatactataactaataaatatatgtaatgatagtgataatatatgtaatattatattaaatcataataatactcttattactaatattctatgtagttatagtgatttaatgctaacatattacatattaagttaactatactaatactattataaacttacaaatatatgatatattataatttatactataacttttataatatattaatacattaatatatatactagtactatatttttttttgatcggttatactagtactatatattatagttaatagttgtAACAACCTGCTAGAAATtgaattaaggaatttctattgactttaggaacctcgtgaaaactctgtaagtttacacgaatcgactaatcgcataaattttagactgtcaacatagttagtattatcactcactatggtgccagaaatgcgattttaattatttgagatagttaaaagtgtcagaatacattataatctacaccactaggcttaattgaatatttaggatttttcagtattaagcttattacgtttatttttggagtgaatagtaaccttggtAAATGTACtaaacgcagtgttttcaaaatcacaatgtgaaatgtccaaattaggttagcgatattttatttggacacttggcaagatcttaaccacacataatgaataatattagatacttggcacaaagagaaaccagtagatggaattgtgaaggaaatcaaggtgtgagatcatgacacctaagtaaaatacacatttggaaaatatcttaagaatagagatttaaaatacacatggaaagattttaaccaccttactcttccaagtctactccacatttggaaaatatattgagctgatttttatagatattattggatagaatattttgagataatcttttatagatattttgggtaggagaaaaccacactcaactctcaactccagccttatcatctcccttatctcgtccataagcatctccagccatcacccacgaacttattttcatttacacgttcctttaaaagaatatcaaacactttctctcggacagcttttaggagttcttttgcacgcccatttcgaagctgttgtaagtgttttatcataaagtctccttcatataagttgttcttttttgagtctagtttacatggatatcttatttgccccatttgaagatcatttggtcagtcaaatattgtgtaaactataaaaaggtcattctaggagataaactggagaatatgttatagtttggagtttttgaccaagctaatggatagatattggtccgaaatttttatagagtattgttaacatgtatatatgactattggttgaagatttttgcatgattaaaggttttgatgaaagattttcttagatttagaaacttagaaattggaagaggaaaaacaatttctgtttttagaaagtttaactctttggtggtctaaacatattctaatgactttgataattttattggaggatcctaatcatcttatatacatgttatattattattttgaagatatttgatgttagttttaaagatatgaacttttatgtaaagagatattcagataagccaaagtgtggatgttcttggctaaatttatgttttggttaatttttaaccatgtgatcttgaattagaagctcatatatgttttaggacatctttttaaaccatgtgatggtttggtttgaagatcacatatttataagtcatagatcaaaaggttgatcaaaataagttggaaacaaaaatcaatagaaatagcatatgggaatttcgggcctatggagttttaatgattgtgattaattttaaatttttctaaattgatatttagttgaggataaaatttacatgaggcatgtaaattttggtaacttttggagttagtatgcaaaatccttaagttatgtgtaaaacggtcattttcctacatgtagaaagtaaaatggaaattttactctttaagttagtatttttccatatttcaaattattagtgatttagtgctaacttttagaatcactaattacagttcctcgtgatcgcgcttaaggttttataagaaacgcggagatcgaggtaagttagcttttaacttactagcagtctactgtgtatgtgtgctaagtaaaggaactatagtgtatgtatgtatgttatcatatatgtcatgccatgccaagttatcacgtaattatctattatacagaatttattctgtcatcaatttttatctgttacataatatattctgttatatattactgtacattacaagtacgtcatgctaagtatgtcatccattacatgtaagtcaagtcatgtaatattcactgttgcaagtatgtcatgttaaatatgttgtctattatatgttatgccatgttacgaaatgtttctatctcaagttggtcatgcattctaagttatgttcaagtcacgttatgttacgtcaggacttcagtcctttcgtattccagtcacatttcatcttgagtacattatgatgtgtagaatacatggggccacaacaactgtggagtatgtatttttaatgttaagtcaagtttgtgtagaatacatggggccacaacaactgtggagtatgtatttaactacaattgtgatgcgtaaaatacatggggccacaacaactgtggagtatgtatttttcatattaagtcaagtttgtgtagaatacatggggccacaacaactgtggagtatgtatttttaatgttaagtcaagtttgtgtagaatacatggggccacaacagctgtggagtatgtatttaactacaattgtgatgcgtaaaatacatggggccacaacaactgtggagtatgtatttttcatgttaagtcaagtttgtgtagaatacatggggccacaacaactgtggagtatgtatttttaatgttaagtcaagtttgtgtagaatacatggggccacaacaactgtggagtatgtatttttcatgttaattcaagtttcagaataagttcatgctaagtcaagttcagttcatatttcaatttaagttatgtcaattatgctatgttgtacgctaagttattctttaattacttatgaatttgattatgcatttatgcttttactgtcatccatgcatcattagtctgtgtggaagttttttgttaacttgctgagatttgtaatcaaatctcactgtggtagtcccaactaccattcctcccgaatggtagatcttgttacaggacctgaaggaggaccaggagctgaccaactagacacagtcgactgaacgacggtgcgtcgttaatgttaatatagtagttaaattactacttgtacgatggagttgcatttccagtacttttggatcataactattttggaatagtgctgtgattttagttattcaatggatctttatgtatgaagtatgttttaagtattgggatattttcagtttggtgtatagtattgctaaagaaaaaaattatccgctgcgaatattgcataatgttagatgcatgttaagattattgcatcttatatgtcatgaacgggggcagataaccttgtgttgcatgtctcgacgcttcaaatgtccgtccgatcccaaacaaaatttgggggcgtcacaatagttatatattaaagaatatagtaatacattgatactaaatatatatataatatagttatagacttacaatgatttagttattatgaatttataattagtataactatataattgtattagtattagactattagtaattcaactattatataaataataattttttttttaatctattcggtccggtccggggtgaaaaacccccGGACCGAATaccttcggtcccttaaaaattggaccgggaccggaccgaactcattcggtccggtccggtccggtccaaaaatgaccggtccggtcggtttttccgGTCCGAACCGTTCGACTTTCAGCCCTAAAAGCGAGGACAGCCAAGTggcatttctttttcaatagatGTCCAAATAAGACCATCCACATCATTCCATTAGTCTTTGGTTtgactttataaaatttttattttaattttaaaattttcattttatcattataatttttttaaattttatataaaatataataaataatttaaaatttttttaattattttaaattataaaataataataatatttaatcttaaaatttaaaattcatatatcaaaattcTCACACACCCAACCGAACCTAAGTTGTATTTGACTGTATCCCCCGAAAGCACCTTCCGATGCCCATTTGCACCCTTTtacaaattcaaattaaaaaaccGATACGAAACGTTGGAATTGTTGTTCAAAACACCGTTTCAACACAAcctttttctttaatatattttgaacgACTCCAGCAATTTAACCAAATCAAACCAAACTCTTTTGAACCATTCCACATGTCATCCATCACCAACAAACAAATGAAACTCCATGGCAAATATGTAACATGTTGTATAGTTATGTAATTAATATGGTATTtccattatttattaaattaatcattCTATATTTCAAAAAGTAAGGGGCTAacgttaatattaatataagaaaataatataaggaaggaaaaatgacaaaaaataaaataaaaagaaatttacgTCTACATCCgtctttctataataataataataaatacgtaGATGGGGGGAAGGCACATCTTCAAAACACCAGCTCTTAATAGGCTGTGTTTACACATTACACACTTAACGCGTCTCCGCTTTGTCTCTCTTTGCCTTAAAAAGCACTTCAAAAGTCTGCTCTGCCTCTCTcgctgcctctctctctctctctacttgtTCAGACAAGTTCAAACTTCATCAAACTCCAGGACCAAAGACGACACCCCCATCCCCAGCAAAATGTCCGATCGTTTCCGTCACCTCGTCACCATTTTGTTTCTATTCGCCGTTTTACCATTCTTGGCCGCTCAGTCTCCTTCGAAGGGCGCTGATTCGTGCAACGGCGTATACTTGTCCTACACTTACAGCAGCGGAAAGAAGCTCATGCCGAATCTCACGTCGGATCTGAGCCAGCAGCCCTACCGTTTCGAGTCCGATTTGACCGTGCTCAACAACGGGCTCGTGGACCTCAAGTCTTGGAAGGTCTTCGTGGGGTTCAAGCATGGCGAGTACTTGGTCTCTGCCTCCAACGCCGTTCTGTCCGACGGCTCCAGACTCCCCGGTAGCGTCAAAAACGGAACCGTTTTCTCCGGGTACCCGATGACGGACCTCAAAACGGCGGTGGAGACCGCGGGGGACTTGACCCAGATTCAGGTCCAGGTCCACTTGGTGGGGACGCAGTTCGGTGTTGCTCCACCTAAGATTCCGTTGCCCTCGAACATTTCGCTCGCCAATGATGGTTGGCTTTGTCCTAGCTCATCTGCAGATGGTAACTTTTTTTCTTATCTTGATTTCATTTGGTTATTTTTGAAACAGGGATTTGGTGGCTCATTATTTTCGGTTTCCTTGGATTCTTGTTCGTGTATACTGTGGTATATGGGTAGTAGGTGCTCACCATATTCGTTGCATTCTATGGAGTTTTAGTAGTGTTTTTTCCGGTAGATTTGAGTTCTCTGCATCTTTTGGGCTAACTCCATTAAAACCTCCACGATCGAGTTCGTAAATCTGTTTGGAacttaggaaaaagaaaatggaaagggTTAAAGTTGTggcagttttattttctttcactaCAAAATTATCGGTTTGCCCAAAAATATGATAGAAAATGTCAATAACATGCAAAATAATTCTTGGTATGAGTTGAATTCCTTTGTTTAAGAAATTGGATCAAGATTTTGTCAAAATTGCGTGCTATTATGAAGTGGACCATATCAACTTGTGTGAGACAaccatatttttgtaaattttcctCAGTTTGTTGACCTGTCTGATGAATTTTTAGTTGCctcattacttatcaaaaaatttttaGTTGCCTCATTGAGGAGAAAAGTCTTTCCTAGGCATAGTTAAGGTAAAATGACATGGAGAGTGAAAGAAAGTTCTCCACACCcgagaatttattttatttgatgttggttTCTTTTATAAACAAAAGTATAATTACACTTGATGTCCGAAGACAACATATAGTTTTTATGATGCATTAGGTTTGTGCTTGAATTGGATGTGTTCATGAGCATGAATGTTGGTTTCTCAGGGAATGTTACTGAAGTTTGTTGCACACAAGACCCAAATGCTAAATCAAACATGACTGTAGATGAGGAGTTCCTGCCTCGCCAGAGTGGTGACCTTACTATTATGTATGATGTGATCCAAACATCTGAGTCAAGCTACCAGGCAAAGGTCACACTCTCAAACCAAAACCCTCTTGGCCGTCTTGATAACTGGAAATTGAGCTGGGAATGGACAAGAGGCGAATTCATCTATGCGATGAAAGGGGCATATCCATCTGTTGTCGATTCTTCTGAATGCATATTCGGACCTCAAGGTGCATATTACCAGGATTTAGACTTCTCCACTGTATTAAATTGTGAAAGAACTCCAACCATAATTGACCTGCCTCCAACCAAGTACAACGACACGACCCTTGGTTTGACCCCTTATTGTTGCCGAAATGGTACAATCTTGCCACTAGAGATGGACCCAAGCAAGTCAATTTCTGCATTCCAGGTTCAAGTGTTTAAAATGCCACCAGATCTCAATCGATCGCTGCTTATTCCACCAGTGAATTGGAAGATCAATGGTACACTCAACCCTGATTATCAATGTGGCCAGCCCGTGCGGGTGAGTCCTAGCGAATTTCCAGATCGAAGTGGTTTACCAGTAAATTCAACTGCAATTGCCAGTTGGCAGGTCGTCTGCAATATAACACATCCCAAGGGAGAAAGCCCCAAATGCTGCGTCTCATTTTCAGCATACTATAACGAGTCTATCATTCCATGCAAAACTTGTGCATGTGGGTGCCCTAGTAACACAGCTCGTACTTGTAGTTCGACAACGCCAGCTATGCTTCTTCCATCAAATGCGCTTCTTTTGCCTTTTGAAAATCGGACTGCCTTGGCCACAGCTTGGGCTGAACTTAAGCATCAACCAGTACCAAACCCGATGCCCTGTGGAGATAACTGTGGGGTCAGTATTAACTGGCATTTGTACTCGGACTACACTAACGGATGGAGCGCAAGAATCACGAtattcaattgggatgaaactaccTTAGCTGATTGGTTTGCTGCAGTGCAATTGGACAAGGCAACACCTGGTTTTCAAGCGATGTACTCATTCAATGGAACAACCTTGGCTTTAAATGGAGTCAACAATACGGTATTCATGCAGGGTCTTCCTGGATTAAATTATCTTGTGGCAGAAACAGATGCAGCTAACCCAGAAAAGGATCCCAGGGTGCCTGGTAAACAACAGTCTGTGATCTCCTTTACTAAGAAAAAGACCCCTGGAATTAGTGTGACTAAGGGAGATGGGTTTCCCACTAAAGTATACTTCAATGGAGAGGAGTGCTCATTGCCTTCAGTATTTCCAACTGGTGGTGGTAATAGAAGGGGTCCACTTACAGTTCTTTCAGTCCTAGCTCTTCTGTCCATGTTCATATAGCGCAATAGCCAGGGGATAAGGGAACATGGGCCATTGTTGGGTTCTGTATTCCCTGCTGATTTTTTTATTCGTTGGGTGATTAGGTTGATATTGCTTAACCAGGAGATTTGGCAGTTTCTTCCTCAACAGAAGAGGTGTACACtataattattatacatatGGTTCCTGTTTTTTTAACAAAGGAGATTTTATCAAAAGATGCAAAAGGTATAACTCAAGTTCTTAGAAGGTGCAAAAGGTATAAGCTCAAATACTTCACTATGGTGAGAAGGGAAATGAAAACAATGGCGAGCAAGTCTATAAAGCGAGCaggaattttatattttgtgtaaacaTCATTGAACTCTGTTGCTCAGCTTGATTGTTCATACCATACATAATTACATTTCATGTTTCAGGCACTCCCttaattgtttgatgttgtgcaTCTTGATGAGTTTTTAGTTGGAGCCCCTCTGCCATCGGTTGTTGTAGTGGTACCAACCTAGGGCGGCTTCCGTCCCTCTCGGAGTGGAGGCCACTCTGGTTTGGGTTGTGCCTATCCACTTAATTGGCTGTTAATATCTAGTAACTAACTGATTACTAGTTGAGCCTAGGAACCTCTTGACAATCACTGGCATTGTTTATTCTGAAGTTAAAAAACGAAGCAATAATCtcgaattatcttaaagttattTATATTCTTAGCACATAAAACATGAGTGGTGATTGATTCCCGGGGTACTTACACGGAGAGAAAACTGCGCTAACCCCGTGCCGATTGCCATGAATGCCAAATTCATACGAAAAGAACAGGCCTTTCCCTTCCATGCCGACATCCAGTGTTTTCATGGTTTGACCGATTATAATGATTCTTTCGTTCGCGTTTTCTTTGCAACGGCTATCTGGCTCCTATTGACCGTATCGCTGGGATGTTAGGAGTATTttagattatttataaataatagtaaaataatttgtaaataataataaattataataaagtagtataaaaatatttaaaaacaattatattTCCAAATAGAACGTTAAACCAACGGTAGAAATAGGACGTGAGTGAGGTGATAAATTGGCAGaaactttttataaaactaaaatttataatttaacatgattatatataatattttagatttattttaaaaaatatataatttaaaataacttaatttataaatttaattttataaaatctctttacaaattaaacatttctctctcttccaaaattacccaaaaaaaattttatgagcAGCAGAATTTCCTGTTAAGAGTGTTGCTAGAGTCATAAGGCTCGGTTTgataacaaaaaatttcaatcttaaatttaaaattctcatctcatcattataatttttttaaatccccattaaaatataataaataattcaatttttcttaactttttaaaatctcataacaataataatattaaaatataatattttaatatttcatcttaaactcaaaatttttatctcacttACCAAACCAAACTTAAAAACTCCTCCCGAATATCCACCTaatcaatgaaatttttttttataattttttatttttttcattcatttttttctatttttaaatatattttttaaaaaaattcacaatatcattaaaaaaaatttacttaatcactaagtattaaaaaaaaaaaaaatcaaaaatcaattCGGAcccaaatcattttcctttcttgttAAAGTAGAGACCCTCGGTGCCTACACCCGAGCTTTCAAGTCTTCCCTATGATTTCATAGGGGCTAAAATCTATCTAGGTCCTATACTCCACAACGCGTCAAAACTGTCTCACTTGAATAGCCCACAGCTATAAAATGAGCTGTCCAGGAGACTTCGAAAAATGAGGCAAAGAAAACCCCAAAAAAAGATAAAGCTGTACAGGTTTGAAACCCCTCGAACCGCATGTTTTGAATGCAAACAATCATGATTCATGCATGCACATCTGACGCATGTATATGGTGATAGATAGGTCGGTTAACAAAAATGGCATCCTCCATTTAAAACATTCCAGTACCTTGGAGAGGAGTGatgaaaaatcccttttttttttttctttttttcttcttgaccTCCAGTCGTATTTTCAAATACATGTTGCATGTTTACCAACACAAAAATCTCcaatctaaataaaatataaactaaacTCAAGAAACCAGATCACATAGGTTTCTAAGATTGAAAACAGAAAATCAACACTGCTGGGCACATCACAGACTCAGAGTGGTTGTTGGTTCTTGTCAAATTTAAACACaataaaaaatcagaaaagAATACCCAGGGTTGTGTCTTGAGCATAGAATGGAATATGTACATCATAATTGCCGaagaagaggggaaaaaaaaaaatgaagaggaaTTTAAGAGAGAAACAATCGAACTTTGACATGTTATTAGAGTTAGAAGATGAGAACCTAGAAATCTGAAGATGTATCAAAAACTTGTCCCAACAAACTCGACACTTGCGACCAAAACTAATTGACACCTTCACAAGCACCCTAAAACTAAAAGTTTCTTGCTATATTCTGGCTACTAAAAGCAGTCAAAATTTGCATGTACACCTTTTTGCATATCATGCACTGGTATCTTACCTGCTTCACCATTTGTTCCAACTTAACCCAATCATCTCAACTATTTATTGGTCTGATCTTTAAATGTTAAGTTAAGCCAGCATAGCAGGCTATTCACATTGGAATATGCGAATAACTGAAATAATGCAGCTCTCTCTTTCCAGGTAGAAAATAGAATCTCCATTGTGTGATTGCATGTTAAATTCCATCTGTGGTAGCAAGTATGTACAACATAAACAGCAATCATGGAATGAACTGGAGCTGGCAGCATTTTCTATACTGGAATATTGTCGATGGAGTATCCATCAAAGTCGAAATCAGGTTCGGCTGGTCCAGTATTCCCTTGCTGCTGGAAAACAGAGGATTGTTATCAATTGAAAACATtgcttagataaagcctaacgTAAATTATCTAAATAACAAACCTGTTTGAGAAGTGCACTCATGAGATCTTCCTGACCAAAAGGATCTGCAAAGAGGGCATTCTGACTACTTGTATCAGAAAATCGTTCATACTTGACCCGGACAGGAGTGTCAACAATAAGATTATTAAGCAGTTGATCCATAATTTGTTCATTCCCTTGACCAGTAGCTTCCAACCCTGAGAACATTGTCCTGCCCATGGCCGATATATTCCTGTTCTGTCCACTACCTTGTTGTCTAGAAGAATATCCTTGATGAACTAAAACTGATGATGACACATCAAGGTTGCCCTGTACAGGGTTTGCATTTTGAGAGGCATTGAAGTTGCCCTGTACAGGGTTTGCATTTTGAGAGGCATTGAAGTGCAAGCCAACATTCTGTAATTCCCAATCTTGTGATTTTTGTGGGTGCAGGTCATTGAAAATGTCATAACTGGGCACAAATCCTGCTGAACTTTTTATTTCTGAGTTAACCTCTTCGTGAAATGCTCCTTTGGATGTGACATTGGATATCCCGGGAGTACTTCCAATAGGGAAATTGTTGCCAGCTAATTCTGTGGTGTGGTTCATAGGAAAACTTAGCATTGAAGATGTTTGGGCAACTTGATTATACCCTGTCCCTCTGCCATTATCACCAATCTCATTTCTTCCAATAACCCCACCTGCAATCCCGTTTGAAATAATGGGCTGCCCTATGGATGATGGAAGCGTAGGAAGATGACTGCCAGCAGATTCATTTAGTATATTCCCTCTCGATTGTGTTTTAGCCATCTGCATCAGCAAAGAGCTACTCTGTGCTCCATGGGAATTGACTTGCACATTCATGTTCCCTAGTGATTGTGCAGATTGATGCAAACTGGCAAGCTGCTTCGGTTCCATAGTTGTTGGAATTCCATGAAGTAAATTCATTGGTTTGCTGCTGCTCAGATGTTGCTGTTGCCCCTCTCCAAACCTTGACTTAGGGTTTTCAAAGCTAAATAGATTCCTTTGATCAATCAGCGGCATGGGAATGCCAGATTTTGCAGCAGACCTACCAAGTCCTGCTGCTTGAAGATTAGCAAGACTTTGTGCTGGAAGTTGCCCAGTAACAGCAAGTGTTTGAAGGTCAAGCCCATTGAGCGAAGACATTGGTCCAAAAGTTGCTTCTGGACTCATGAAGGAATTATTCAAACTACTGTGGTGCTGTGAAACACCACTAAGCCTTCTAAGATACAGGCGATATTTCTGTACCAAGAGGTTCAACAGtcagtttttactttttatcaaaGAATGGAAGGGATTGGAAAATAGCcataacatggcatacataAGACTTAAGtcataaaagaaaggaaaaaaatatacttaTCGCTAACAAACTAACTCCCATGTTTGTTGAAACTTAAAttacttgaaattttcaatcacccataaaagaaaaatacatacatGCATGATGCACAAACTTTACAATGGTTGCAACATTACCATTTAAAGGCAATTGTAGCGTACCTGAAGGTGACTGGCAACATTTTCTCTAGTGAGCCCAGGAACATTCATCAACTCCAGAATTTTCTTAGGGACTGCCTCTGTACTCGCATATTACACATAATAACGTAAGGCAAAAAAATCGGTACTCAAAATACGAAATGAACAGACATGTTTAATAACAATAATTAACATGTAAATAAGAGAAATTGCAAATGAATCAAACTTGCAATGGAATGCAATGGAAGGGTATACAATCCAATTCATTGAGCCACAGTAACAACATTCCAGTAGAAGCATACGCTTGAGAAATAGATTGGAATTTACGGGTACTTCGCTATTTCTGAGGACGGGCAACAAAGAATAAAGTAGCAAATTGTCAGATGTGGGTAGAGAATACTCACTGTCAATGCCTAGTTGATTAACAGCAGCCACAAACTGTTGATGGAGTTCAACCGACCAAACTACCCGGGGCTTCTTTAATGTGGATGAGTCATCCCTCTCCTCTGtttcttcctcctcatccttcCTCTTCTTCGAGCTTTTCCAGTTCCCTTCATTGGCTGAGGATGAATAATCCAGATCATCACACGGTTTTTGCTGCCGATCTCCCTCTTCTACGCTACCTGACTGCTCCAATTCCCTCCAC
Coding sequences within it:
- the LOC122318389 gene encoding COBRA-like protein 7, yielding MSDRFRHLVTILFLFAVLPFLAAQSPSKGADSCNGVYLSYTYSSGKKLMPNLTSDLSQQPYRFESDLTVLNNGLVDLKSWKVFVGFKHGEYLVSASNAVLSDGSRLPGSVKNGTVFSGYPMTDLKTAVETAGDLTQIQVQVHLVGTQFGVAPPKIPLPSNISLANDGWLCPSSSADGNVTEVCCTQDPNAKSNMTVDEEFLPRQSGDLTIMYDVIQTSESSYQAKVTLSNQNPLGRLDNWKLSWEWTRGEFIYAMKGAYPSVVDSSECIFGPQGAYYQDLDFSTVLNCERTPTIIDLPPTKYNDTTLGLTPYCCRNGTILPLEMDPSKSISAFQVQVFKMPPDLNRSLLIPPVNWKINGTLNPDYQCGQPVRVSPSEFPDRSGLPVNSTAIASWQVVCNITHPKGESPKCCVSFSAYYNESIIPCKTCACGCPSNTARTCSSTTPAMLLPSNALLLPFENRTALATAWAELKHQPVPNPMPCGDNCGVSINWHLYSDYTNGWSARITIFNWDETTLADWFAAVQLDKATPGFQAMYSFNGTTLALNGVNNTVFMQGLPGLNYLVAETDAANPEKDPRVPGKQQSVISFTKKKTPGISVTKGDGFPTKVYFNGEECSLPSVFPTGGGNRRGPLTVLSVLALLSMFI